A region from the Armatimonadota bacterium genome encodes:
- a CDS encoding sugar phosphate nucleotidyltransferase has translation MNTVSGRPRKITKAVIPAAGKGTRLLPLTKAVPKELIPLGKRPVLEYIIDELVASGITQVLFVISEDKTAIRTHFGDQADGVRFDYTFQAEQKGLADAVYCAKDWVADDPFAVVLGDSIITTDQDVLPFKRVLDIYERTNASGVIVVQKTPLDEVSRYGIVKPKRSVAPEFEIDGLVEKPKPQDAPSEYSIAGRYAFDPMIFECIERTPIGANGEYQITDSIGCMLAGGSEVWCVALGEKEVRRDIGTFETYFEAFELAIKE, from the coding sequence TTGAACACCGTATCCGGCAGGCCGAGAAAAATCACTAAAGCCGTAATACCCGCCGCGGGAAAAGGCACCAGACTTCTCCCCCTCACTAAAGCCGTCCCCAAAGAGCTTATTCCACTCGGGAAAAGACCAGTTCTCGAATATATTATCGATGAACTTGTTGCCTCTGGGATCACGCAGGTTCTATTCGTCATATCCGAAGACAAGACTGCGATTCGCACTCATTTTGGCGATCAGGCTGACGGCGTGCGGTTTGATTATACCTTCCAGGCTGAGCAAAAGGGCCTGGCCGACGCTGTCTATTGCGCTAAGGACTGGGTGGCAGACGACCCGTTCGCAGTCGTGCTTGGCGACTCCATAATCACCACGGATCAGGATGTGCTTCCGTTCAAGAGAGTGCTGGATATATATGAGCGCACAAATGCATCTGGTGTGATAGTGGTTCAGAAGACCCCGCTCGATGAGGTCTCACGTTATGGGATCGTGAAACCCAAGCGCTCGGTTGCCCCTGAGTTCGAGATAGACGGGCTAGTCGAAAAGCCCAAACCCCAGGATGCCCCAAGTGAGTATTCCATAGCGGGCAGATATGCCTTCGATCCCATGATATTCGAGTGTATCGAGCGCACACCTATCGGTGCAAACGGCGAATATCAGATCACAGACTCAATCGGCTGCATGCTCGCAGGCGGAAGCGAGGTGTGGTGCGTAGCCCTAGGAGAAAAAGAGGTCCGGCGCGACATAGGCACGTTTGAGACATACTTCGAGGCTTTCGAACTGGCAATAAAAGAATAA